In Nicotiana tabacum cultivar K326 chromosome 19, ASM71507v2, whole genome shotgun sequence, one DNA window encodes the following:
- the LOC142173501 gene encoding uncharacterized protein LOC142173501, whose product MEDLKIKRITYSTYHPSANGQAESTNKVIIQNLKKNLEAAKGKWPEELPGVLWAYQMIAKSSTGETPFSLVYGTKTLIPVEVRDSTLRFSRENEEANNEALLVKLDLLYKHRDLDT is encoded by the coding sequence atGGAGGATTTGAAAATCAAGAGGATTACATACTCAACGTACCATCCAAGCGCTAATGGACAGGCGGAATCAACCAATAAGGTGATTATCCAAAACCTTAAAAAGAATTTAGAAGCTGctaaaggcaaatggcccgaagagtTACCAGGGGTGTTATGGGCATACCAGATGATAGCAAAATCAAGCACAGGAGAAACACCTTTTTCTCTCGTATATGGCACGAAAACTCTAATACCGGTTGAAGTAAGGGATTCGACTTTACGGTTTTCTCGAGAAAATGAAGAAGCGAACAATGAGGCGTTACTGGTGAAGCTGGATTTGCTCTATAAACATAGGGACTTGGATACGTGA